Proteins co-encoded in one Capnocytophaga ochracea DSM 7271 genomic window:
- a CDS encoding S9 family peptidase: MKKHLIILASVMAFNSIQAQQPLTPEKLWELHRVNGIGITPDQQYVLVSVSTPNIKENTFNKEYYKLAVKGGVPIPISKEEVEKLTAKYNTDKSLKLTHKEVKLKSVLGKDFYTDLEKSSGKLYSSLDHRHWDTWNEGSYNHVMIEDSNGKQTDIMEGLPYYCPQLPFGGDEDYIWSLDGKKVLYVTKAKVGTDYVLSTNTDIYEYDLTSKKTTNLTEGMMGYDTNPQYNKEGVLAWLSMAHDGNEADKNDLYILKDGKRINLTANWDNTIFSYRWSNDGKQIYLIAATQGTEQVFVVAPFSKDTTPRQLTQGVFDVNSIVGQAGDQLVVMRTDMNHAAELYTINLKEKKGRITLSQLSHFNDELYKGIAECPIKERIIKTTDGKRMHAWVIYPPNFDPNKKYPTLLYCQGGPQSVVSQFYSFRWNFQVMASQGYIVIAPNRRGLPGFGVEWNAEISGDWGGQPMRDYLSAIDDIAKEPYVDKDRLGAIGASYGGYSIYYLAGIHQKRFKTFIAHCGVFNLQSMYGTTEELFFNNNEIGGAYWDKKNAVAQKSYKEFNPIEKITEWDTPILIIHGGKDYRVPEEQGFQAFTAAQLRGIKSELLYFPDENHWVLQPQNGLLWQRTFFKWLKETL, translated from the coding sequence ATGAAAAAACATCTTATTATTTTAGCTTCGGTTATGGCATTCAATAGCATACAAGCACAACAACCTCTCACCCCCGAAAAACTATGGGAACTACATCGCGTGAATGGTATAGGTATTACTCCCGACCAGCAATATGTATTGGTGAGTGTGAGTACTCCAAATATAAAGGAAAATACTTTTAACAAAGAATACTATAAACTTGCCGTAAAAGGAGGTGTACCCATTCCTATAAGCAAAGAAGAGGTAGAAAAGCTCACGGCTAAATACAATACCGATAAAAGCCTAAAACTCACTCATAAGGAAGTAAAATTAAAGTCGGTTTTAGGGAAAGACTTCTATACTGACTTAGAAAAATCATCGGGGAAGCTGTACAGTAGCTTAGACCACCGCCATTGGGACACGTGGAATGAAGGCAGTTACAATCACGTGATGATAGAAGATAGTAATGGTAAGCAAACCGATATAATGGAAGGACTGCCCTATTACTGTCCGCAGTTGCCTTTTGGAGGTGATGAGGATTATATATGGAGTCTAGACGGTAAAAAGGTACTTTATGTTACAAAAGCCAAAGTAGGCACTGATTATGTACTGAGCACTAATACTGATATCTATGAGTACGACCTCACCTCGAAAAAAACAACAAACCTCACCGAAGGAATGATGGGGTATGACACTAACCCTCAGTATAACAAAGAAGGCGTACTTGCGTGGCTCAGTATGGCACACGACGGTAATGAAGCTGATAAAAACGATCTTTATATATTGAAGGACGGCAAGCGCATTAACCTTACAGCTAACTGGGATAATACTATTTTCAGTTACCGATGGAGCAATGATGGGAAGCAAATATACCTAATTGCGGCTACCCAAGGAACAGAGCAAGTATTTGTAGTAGCTCCTTTTAGTAAAGATACCACTCCAAGACAACTCACACAAGGCGTATTTGATGTGAATAGTATAGTAGGACAAGCAGGCGACCAATTGGTTGTGATGCGCACGGATATGAACCACGCAGCTGAACTGTATACTATCAACTTAAAAGAGAAAAAAGGACGCATAACACTATCACAGCTTTCACATTTTAATGATGAGCTATACAAAGGGATTGCTGAATGTCCTATTAAGGAGCGTATCATCAAAACTACTGACGGCAAGAGAATGCACGCTTGGGTAATTTACCCACCGAACTTTGACCCTAACAAGAAGTACCCTACCCTACTCTACTGCCAAGGAGGACCACAATCTGTTGTGAGCCAATTTTACAGTTTCCGTTGGAACTTCCAAGTAATGGCTTCACAAGGTTATATAGTGATAGCTCCCAACCGCAGAGGATTACCAGGCTTTGGGGTAGAATGGAATGCAGAAATCAGTGGAGATTGGGGTGGACAGCCTATGCGCGATTATCTATCGGCTATTGATGATATTGCTAAGGAACCTTATGTAGACAAAGACCGATTAGGAGCCATTGGTGCCAGCTACGGAGGATATTCAATCTACTACTTAGCAGGTATTCACCAAAAACGTTTCAAGACGTTTATTGCCCATTGCGGAGTATTTAACTTACAAAGTATGTATGGCACTACCGAAGAGCTTTTCTTCAACAATAACGAAATAGGAGGTGCTTATTGGGATAAAAAGAACGCTGTAGCGCAAAAATCGTATAAAGAGTTTAATCCTATAGAGAAGATTACAGAATGGGACACCCCTATTCTCATCATTCACGGAGGGAAAGACTACCGAGTACCCGAAGAACAGGGATTCCAAGCTTTTACAGCAGCTCAACTGAGAGGCATCAAAAGTGAGTTACTTTATTTTCCTGATGAGAACCACTGGGTATTACAACCTCAGAATGGACTCTTATGGCAGAGAACATTCTTCAAATGGCTAAAAGAAACATTATAA
- the cysK gene encoding cysteine synthase A — protein MLYKNVLELIGRTPEVKINRLFGKDANVFIKLERLNPGGSIKDRIALAMIEDAENKGILNKNTVIVEPTSGNTGVGLALVAAVKGYKLIVVMPESMSIERRKLVSAYGAEVVLTPKEKGTGGAIAKALEIAEGKPNYWVPQQFENPANPEVHERTTAQEILQSFPNGFDYFVTGVGTGGHISGVSKVLKQHFPHLKTIAVEPELSPVLSGGAAGPHPLQGIGAGFVPKNYDAKLVDDILLISKDEAFEYARKLAKEEGILAGISTGASLAAVAKVLKKDPKARVLTVNYDTGERYWSVEGLF, from the coding sequence ATGTTGTACAAAAATGTTTTAGAACTTATCGGGCGTACTCCCGAAGTGAAAATTAATCGATTGTTTGGTAAAGATGCCAACGTATTTATCAAGTTAGAACGCTTGAACCCAGGCGGTAGTATTAAAGACCGTATCGCACTTGCAATGATTGAAGATGCTGAAAACAAAGGTATCCTCAATAAAAATACTGTGATTGTAGAGCCTACCTCAGGTAATACAGGGGTTGGGCTTGCCTTAGTAGCTGCTGTAAAAGGTTATAAGCTCATTGTGGTAATGCCCGAATCTATGAGTATAGAGCGCCGTAAACTGGTATCGGCTTATGGGGCTGAGGTTGTATTAACTCCAAAGGAAAAAGGAACAGGAGGTGCCATTGCTAAAGCCCTCGAAATAGCCGAAGGTAAACCTAACTATTGGGTGCCTCAACAGTTCGAGAACCCTGCTAACCCTGAGGTACACGAGCGCACTACTGCTCAAGAAATCTTGCAATCCTTCCCCAATGGCTTTGATTATTTTGTAACAGGAGTTGGTACTGGTGGACATATTTCTGGGGTATCCAAAGTGCTTAAACAACACTTCCCTCATCTTAAAACCATAGCCGTAGAACCCGAACTATCACCCGTACTCAGTGGAGGGGCAGCTGGTCCTCACCCTCTACAAGGGATAGGCGCTGGTTTTGTGCCAAAGAATTATGATGCTAAGCTTGTAGATGATATTCTATTAATAAGTAAAGATGAGGCTTTTGAATATGCCCGCAAGTTAGCGAAAGAAGAAGGTATTTTAGCTGGTATTTCTACGGGAGCTTCTTTGGCAGCCGTCGCCAAAGTACTCAAAAAAGACCCTAAGGCACGTGTTCTTACTGTAAACTATGATACAGGCGAACGTTATTGGTCAGTAGAAGGACTCTTCTAA
- a CDS encoding heparan-alpha-glucosaminide N-acetyltransferase domain-containing protein, with amino-acid sequence MEKIKKFRLDFIDVIRAFAICMMLQGHFINGLLADRYRDENNFIYWLWHYCTGITAPVFFTVSGFIFTFLLVKESDATKVGWNNPRVKKGIRRGLMLIGIAYFLRMSFQSVDVLHCIGLSLLLLITTYLLSYNRKSWVMPTILLTTTLLAFTFEPFYKDLRFDSLPLPIANYLTRAHGSFFPIFPWFGYVSFGGFMGYLFQRYKNHPHLYRNAILLFLSVGAFLLWGFHFMIEQLFYINHSPFFEQLMQDFAYLRLGNVLLVFGFFALMRNVITSELIKTIGQNTLSIYVIHCFIIYGSITSHGLIQHFGGQLKPYQVVLGAPAFIAVCVWLSFIYNRIKPVIKSGIGFVLKEIRAFLVESYQFIVKLLGRLVALFVKE; translated from the coding sequence ATGGAAAAAATAAAGAAATTCAGACTTGACTTCATAGATGTGATTCGCGCCTTTGCTATCTGTATGATGCTACAAGGGCATTTTATAAATGGACTACTTGCTGACCGCTACCGCGACGAAAATAACTTTATATACTGGCTATGGCACTACTGCACTGGTATTACCGCTCCTGTGTTCTTCACTGTTTCGGGGTTTATCTTCACTTTTTTATTGGTAAAAGAAAGTGATGCTACAAAAGTAGGCTGGAATAACCCTCGCGTGAAGAAAGGTATTAGGCGTGGACTGATGCTCATCGGTATTGCTTACTTCTTGCGTATGAGTTTCCAAAGTGTAGATGTACTGCACTGTATTGGGCTTTCACTCTTGTTGCTCATCACTACTTACTTACTTTCATATAACCGCAAGTCGTGGGTAATGCCTACGATATTGCTCACCACTACCCTACTGGCGTTCACTTTTGAGCCTTTTTACAAGGATTTGCGCTTTGATTCACTACCCTTGCCGATTGCTAATTACCTAACTCGTGCACACGGTAGTTTCTTCCCTATTTTTCCTTGGTTTGGCTATGTGTCGTTTGGAGGGTTTATGGGATATCTATTTCAGCGATATAAAAATCACCCTCACCTATACCGCAATGCTATTCTGCTATTTCTAAGCGTAGGAGCATTCTTGTTGTGGGGTTTTCACTTTATGATAGAACAATTGTTCTATATCAACCATTCGCCATTTTTTGAGCAACTAATGCAGGATTTTGCTTATTTGCGTTTGGGGAATGTGTTACTCGTGTTTGGTTTCTTTGCCCTAATGCGCAATGTGATTACTTCAGAACTGATTAAAACTATTGGGCAAAACACCCTATCGATTTACGTTATACACTGCTTTATCATATACGGTAGTATTACCTCACACGGGCTTATACAGCACTTCGGAGGGCAGTTGAAACCTTATCAAGTGGTATTAGGAGCGCCTGCCTTTATAGCCGTGTGCGTATGGTTATCGTTTATTTACAACCGCATAAAACCTGTTATCAAATCGGGTATTGGCTTTGTATTAAAAGAAATCAGAGCGTTTTTGGTAGAGAGTTACCAATTTATTGTAAAACTATTAGGAAGGCTTGTTGCCTTATTTGTTAAGGAATGA